One window from the genome of Dermacentor silvarum isolate Dsil-2018 chromosome 7, BIME_Dsil_1.4, whole genome shotgun sequence encodes:
- the LOC119457649 gene encoding translin-associated protein X, translating to MTGEGRTHDKGHYNRGHDRGHDRGGHWSSRHKQRKPEDKRQADVDESLPVVKMFRAFQVELDDRYDRYERLVKLGRDVTIESKRIIFLLHRIIRDNQKDKILAEADQKLCELSMFTLREIATELRGQSYYLYLRAFSPGIQEYVEAVTYFHYIKDGHLVTLDEIHKALVYIEQAEEAESEMANEPASQSPPGKFSLEITPLDYMLGVADLTGELMRKCINAVGQGNLEEPFVLCRFLRDVYTGFLGFGNTAGREMSRKVWTLFQSVRKVENACYTIKVRGSEMPSHMLADMFSSPLPEKESPDCG from the exons ATGACGGGAGAAGGCAGGACTCACGACAAGGGTCATTACAATCGAG GTCATGACAGAGGCCATGACAGGGGGGGTCATTGGTCCTCGCGCCACAAGCAGCGAAAGCCCGAGGATAAACGCCAGGCTGACGTGGACGAGTCCCTGCCAGTCGTCAAGATGTTCAGGGCTTTTCAAGTGGAGCTGGACGATCGCTATGACCGTTACGAGCGCCTCGTGAAACTGGGCCGCGATGTGACCATCGAGAGCAAGCGCATCATCTTCCTTCTTCATCGCATAATTAG AGACAATCAGAAGGACAAGATACTAGCCGAAGCTGACCAGAAGCTCTGCGAGCTCAGTATGTTCACACTGAGAGAGATTGCTACCGAGTTGAGAGGCCAGAGCTACTACTTGTACCTGAGGGCATTTTCCCCAG GTATTCAGGAGTACGTCGAAGCAGTGACCTACTTTCACTACATCAAGGATGGCCACCTGGTCACCTTGGATGAGATCCACAAGGCCCTGGTGTATATTGAACAGGCAGAG GAAGCCGAGAGCGAGATGGCCAATGAACCCGCGTCACAGTCGCCACCTGGCAAGTTTTCTCTGGAAATCACTCCACTGGACTACATGCTGGGCGTCGCCGACCTGACGGGCGAACTGATGCGCAAGTGCATCAACGCGGTCGGCCAGGGTAACCTGGAGGAACCGTTCGTGCTGTGCCGTTTCCTCCGCGACGTGTACACGGGTTTTCTCGGGTTCGGGAACACCGCCGGTCGAGAGATGAGCCGCAAGGTGTGGACGCTCTTCCAGAGCGTTCGCAAAGTCGAGAACGCCTGCTACACCATCAAGGTCCGCGGCTCGGAGATGCCCAGTCACATGCTCGCGGACATGTTCAGTTCTCCATTGCCTGAGAAAGAATCTCCGGACTGTGGTTGA